A genomic window from Balaenoptera acutorostrata chromosome 20, mBalAcu1.1, whole genome shotgun sequence includes:
- the SLC25A39 gene encoding probable mitochondrial glutathione transporter SLC25A39 isoform X1: MADQDPGGISLLQQMVASGTGAVVTSLFMTPLDVVKVRLQSQRPSVASVPCILELMSSSRLWSLSYARCECPMPRGTLPSSLQSTGKCLLYCNGVLEPLYLCPNGARCATWFQDPSRFTGTVDAFVKIVRHEGTRTLWSGLPATLVMTVPATAIYFTAYDQLKAFLCGQALTSDLYAPMVAGALARLGTVSVISPLELVRTKLQARHLSYRELGTCVRAAVAQGGWRSLWLGWGPTALRDVPFSALYWFNYELVKSWLSGLRPKDQTSVGISFVAGGISGTVAAILTLPFDVVKTQRQVALGAVEAVRVTPPHADSTWLLLRRIRAESGTRGLFAGFLPRIIKAAPSCAIMISTYEFGKNFFQRLNQEQFLGP, translated from the exons ATGGCTGACCAGGACCCTGGAGGCATTAGCCTCCTCCAACAGATGGTGGCATCTGGCACTGGGGCCGTGGTCACCTCCCTCTTCA tgACCCCCCTGGACGTGGTGAAGGTACGCTTGCAGTCTCAGCGCCCCTCGGTGGCCAGTG TGCCTTGTATTTTAGAGCTGATGTCTTCCTCCAGACTCTGGAGCCTCTCCTACGCCAGATGTGAGTGCCCCATGCCACGGGGAACCT tgcCCTCCTCTCTCCAATCCACAGGGAAATGCCTCCTGTACTGCAATGGTGTCCTAGAGCCCCTGTACCTGTGCCCAAATGGTGCCCGCTGTGCcacctggtttcaggaccccAGTCGCTTCACTGGCACCGTG GATGCCTTTGTGAAGATTGTGAGACATGAGGGCACGAGGACCCTGTGGAGCGGCCTCCCAGCCACCCT GGTGATGACTGTGCCGGCCACTGCCATCTACTTCACCGCCTACGACCAACTCAAGGCCTTCCTGTGTGGTCAAGCCCTGACCTCTGATCTCTACGCACCCATGGTGGCTGGTGCACTGGCCCGCC TGGGCACCGTGAGCGTGATCAGTCCCCTGGAGCTGGTGCGGACAAAGCTGCAGGCTCGGCATTTGTCATACCGGGAGCTGGGCACCTGCGTCCGAGCAGCTGTGGCTCAAGGCGGCTGGCGCTCACTGTGGCTGGGCTGGGGTCCCACTGCCCTTCGGGATGTGCCCTTCTCAG CTCTATACTGGTTCAACTATGAGTTGGTGAAGAGCTGGCTGAGTGGGCTCAGGCCAAAGGACCAGACCTCCGTGGGCATCAGCTTTGTGGCTGGCGGCATCTCAGGGACG gtggCGGCCATCCTGACTCTACCCTTCGATGTGGTGAAGACTCAGCGCCAGGTCGCGCTAGGAGCGGTGGAGGCTGTGAGAG TGACGCCCCCGCACGCGGACTCCACTTGGCTGCTGCTGCGGAGAATCCGGGCCGAGTCGGGCACCAGGGGCCTCTTTGCAG GCTTCCTCCCAAGGATCATCAAGGCCGCCCCGTCCTGCGCCATCATGATCAGCACTTATGAGTTCGGCAAAAACTTCTTCCAGAGGCTCAACCAGGAACAGTTTCTGGGCCCTTGA
- the SLC25A39 gene encoding probable mitochondrial glutathione transporter SLC25A39 isoform X3 has translation MADQDPGGISLLQQMVASGTGAVVTSLFMTPLDVVKVRLQSQRPSVASVPCILELMSSSRLWSLSYARCECPMPRGTWKCLLYCNGVLEPLYLCPNGARCATWFQDPSRFTGTVDAFVKIVRHEGTRTLWSGLPATLVMTVPATAIYFTAYDQLKAFLCGQALTSDLYAPMVAGALARLGTVSVISPLELVRTKLQARHLSYRELGTCVRAAVAQGGWRSLWLGWGPTALRDVPFSALYWFNYELVKSWLSGLRPKDQTSVGISFVAGGISGTVAAILTLPFDVVKTQRQVALGAVEAVRVTPPHADSTWLLLRRIRAESGTRGLFAGFLPRIIKAAPSCAIMISTYEFGKNFFQRLNQEQFLGP, from the exons ATGGCTGACCAGGACCCTGGAGGCATTAGCCTCCTCCAACAGATGGTGGCATCTGGCACTGGGGCCGTGGTCACCTCCCTCTTCA tgACCCCCCTGGACGTGGTGAAGGTACGCTTGCAGTCTCAGCGCCCCTCGGTGGCCAGTG TGCCTTGTATTTTAGAGCTGATGTCTTCCTCCAGACTCTGGAGCCTCTCCTACGCCAGATGTGAGTGCCCCATGCCACGGGGAACCT GGAAATGCCTCCTGTACTGCAATGGTGTCCTAGAGCCCCTGTACCTGTGCCCAAATGGTGCCCGCTGTGCcacctggtttcaggaccccAGTCGCTTCACTGGCACCGTG GATGCCTTTGTGAAGATTGTGAGACATGAGGGCACGAGGACCCTGTGGAGCGGCCTCCCAGCCACCCT GGTGATGACTGTGCCGGCCACTGCCATCTACTTCACCGCCTACGACCAACTCAAGGCCTTCCTGTGTGGTCAAGCCCTGACCTCTGATCTCTACGCACCCATGGTGGCTGGTGCACTGGCCCGCC TGGGCACCGTGAGCGTGATCAGTCCCCTGGAGCTGGTGCGGACAAAGCTGCAGGCTCGGCATTTGTCATACCGGGAGCTGGGCACCTGCGTCCGAGCAGCTGTGGCTCAAGGCGGCTGGCGCTCACTGTGGCTGGGCTGGGGTCCCACTGCCCTTCGGGATGTGCCCTTCTCAG CTCTATACTGGTTCAACTATGAGTTGGTGAAGAGCTGGCTGAGTGGGCTCAGGCCAAAGGACCAGACCTCCGTGGGCATCAGCTTTGTGGCTGGCGGCATCTCAGGGACG gtggCGGCCATCCTGACTCTACCCTTCGATGTGGTGAAGACTCAGCGCCAGGTCGCGCTAGGAGCGGTGGAGGCTGTGAGAG TGACGCCCCCGCACGCGGACTCCACTTGGCTGCTGCTGCGGAGAATCCGGGCCGAGTCGGGCACCAGGGGCCTCTTTGCAG GCTTCCTCCCAAGGATCATCAAGGCCGCCCCGTCCTGCGCCATCATGATCAGCACTTATGAGTTCGGCAAAAACTTCTTCCAGAGGCTCAACCAGGAACAGTTTCTGGGCCCTTGA
- the SLC25A39 gene encoding probable mitochondrial glutathione transporter SLC25A39 isoform X9, with product MADQDPGGISLLQQMVASGTGAVVTSLFMTPLDVVKVRLQSQRPSVASVPSSLQSTGKCLLYCNGVLEPLYLCPNGARCATWFQDPSRFTGTVDAFVKIVRHEGTRTLWSGLPATLVMTVPATAIYFTAYDQLKAFLCGQALTSDLYAPMVAGALARLGTVSVISPLELVRTKLQARHLSYRELGTCVRAAVAQGGWRSLWLGWGPTALRDVPFSALYWFNYELVKSWLSGLRPKDQTSVGISFVAGGISGTVAAILTLPFDVVKTQRQVALGAVEAVRVTPPHADSTWLLLRRIRAESGTRGLFAGFLPRIIKAAPSCAIMISTYEFGKNFFQRLNQEQFLGP from the exons ATGGCTGACCAGGACCCTGGAGGCATTAGCCTCCTCCAACAGATGGTGGCATCTGGCACTGGGGCCGTGGTCACCTCCCTCTTCA tgACCCCCCTGGACGTGGTGAAGGTACGCTTGCAGTCTCAGCGCCCCTCGGTGGCCAGTG tgcCCTCCTCTCTCCAATCCACAGGGAAATGCCTCCTGTACTGCAATGGTGTCCTAGAGCCCCTGTACCTGTGCCCAAATGGTGCCCGCTGTGCcacctggtttcaggaccccAGTCGCTTCACTGGCACCGTG GATGCCTTTGTGAAGATTGTGAGACATGAGGGCACGAGGACCCTGTGGAGCGGCCTCCCAGCCACCCT GGTGATGACTGTGCCGGCCACTGCCATCTACTTCACCGCCTACGACCAACTCAAGGCCTTCCTGTGTGGTCAAGCCCTGACCTCTGATCTCTACGCACCCATGGTGGCTGGTGCACTGGCCCGCC TGGGCACCGTGAGCGTGATCAGTCCCCTGGAGCTGGTGCGGACAAAGCTGCAGGCTCGGCATTTGTCATACCGGGAGCTGGGCACCTGCGTCCGAGCAGCTGTGGCTCAAGGCGGCTGGCGCTCACTGTGGCTGGGCTGGGGTCCCACTGCCCTTCGGGATGTGCCCTTCTCAG CTCTATACTGGTTCAACTATGAGTTGGTGAAGAGCTGGCTGAGTGGGCTCAGGCCAAAGGACCAGACCTCCGTGGGCATCAGCTTTGTGGCTGGCGGCATCTCAGGGACG gtggCGGCCATCCTGACTCTACCCTTCGATGTGGTGAAGACTCAGCGCCAGGTCGCGCTAGGAGCGGTGGAGGCTGTGAGAG TGACGCCCCCGCACGCGGACTCCACTTGGCTGCTGCTGCGGAGAATCCGGGCCGAGTCGGGCACCAGGGGCCTCTTTGCAG GCTTCCTCCCAAGGATCATCAAGGCCGCCCCGTCCTGCGCCATCATGATCAGCACTTATGAGTTCGGCAAAAACTTCTTCCAGAGGCTCAACCAGGAACAGTTTCTGGGCCCTTGA
- the SLC25A39 gene encoding probable mitochondrial glutathione transporter SLC25A39 isoform X8 — protein MADQDPGGISLLQQMVASGTGAVVTSLFMTPLDVVKVRLQSQRPSVASELMSSSRLWSLSYARWKCLLYCNGVLEPLYLCPNGARCATWFQDPSRFTGTVDAFVKIVRHEGTRTLWSGLPATLVMTVPATAIYFTAYDQLKAFLCGQALTSDLYAPMVAGALARLGTVSVISPLELVRTKLQARHLSYRELGTCVRAAVAQGGWRSLWLGWGPTALRDVPFSALYWFNYELVKSWLSGLRPKDQTSVGISFVAGGISGTVAAILTLPFDVVKTQRQVALGAVEAVRVTPPHADSTWLLLRRIRAESGTRGLFAGFLPRIIKAAPSCAIMISTYEFGKNFFQRLNQEQFLGP, from the exons ATGGCTGACCAGGACCCTGGAGGCATTAGCCTCCTCCAACAGATGGTGGCATCTGGCACTGGGGCCGTGGTCACCTCCCTCTTCA tgACCCCCCTGGACGTGGTGAAGGTACGCTTGCAGTCTCAGCGCCCCTCGGTGGCCAGTG AGCTGATGTCTTCCTCCAGACTCTGGAGCCTCTCCTACGCCAGAT GGAAATGCCTCCTGTACTGCAATGGTGTCCTAGAGCCCCTGTACCTGTGCCCAAATGGTGCCCGCTGTGCcacctggtttcaggaccccAGTCGCTTCACTGGCACCGTG GATGCCTTTGTGAAGATTGTGAGACATGAGGGCACGAGGACCCTGTGGAGCGGCCTCCCAGCCACCCT GGTGATGACTGTGCCGGCCACTGCCATCTACTTCACCGCCTACGACCAACTCAAGGCCTTCCTGTGTGGTCAAGCCCTGACCTCTGATCTCTACGCACCCATGGTGGCTGGTGCACTGGCCCGCC TGGGCACCGTGAGCGTGATCAGTCCCCTGGAGCTGGTGCGGACAAAGCTGCAGGCTCGGCATTTGTCATACCGGGAGCTGGGCACCTGCGTCCGAGCAGCTGTGGCTCAAGGCGGCTGGCGCTCACTGTGGCTGGGCTGGGGTCCCACTGCCCTTCGGGATGTGCCCTTCTCAG CTCTATACTGGTTCAACTATGAGTTGGTGAAGAGCTGGCTGAGTGGGCTCAGGCCAAAGGACCAGACCTCCGTGGGCATCAGCTTTGTGGCTGGCGGCATCTCAGGGACG gtggCGGCCATCCTGACTCTACCCTTCGATGTGGTGAAGACTCAGCGCCAGGTCGCGCTAGGAGCGGTGGAGGCTGTGAGAG TGACGCCCCCGCACGCGGACTCCACTTGGCTGCTGCTGCGGAGAATCCGGGCCGAGTCGGGCACCAGGGGCCTCTTTGCAG GCTTCCTCCCAAGGATCATCAAGGCCGCCCCGTCCTGCGCCATCATGATCAGCACTTATGAGTTCGGCAAAAACTTCTTCCAGAGGCTCAACCAGGAACAGTTTCTGGGCCCTTGA
- the SLC25A39 gene encoding probable mitochondrial glutathione transporter SLC25A39 isoform X7: protein MADQDPGGISLLQQMVASGTGAVVTSLFMTPLDVVKVRLQSQRPSVASVPCILELMSSSRLWSLSYARWKCLLYCNGVLEPLYLCPNGARCATWFQDPSRFTGTVDAFVKIVRHEGTRTLWSGLPATLVMTVPATAIYFTAYDQLKAFLCGQALTSDLYAPMVAGALARLGTVSVISPLELVRTKLQARHLSYRELGTCVRAAVAQGGWRSLWLGWGPTALRDVPFSALYWFNYELVKSWLSGLRPKDQTSVGISFVAGGISGTVAAILTLPFDVVKTQRQVALGAVEAVRVTPPHADSTWLLLRRIRAESGTRGLFAGFLPRIIKAAPSCAIMISTYEFGKNFFQRLNQEQFLGP from the exons ATGGCTGACCAGGACCCTGGAGGCATTAGCCTCCTCCAACAGATGGTGGCATCTGGCACTGGGGCCGTGGTCACCTCCCTCTTCA tgACCCCCCTGGACGTGGTGAAGGTACGCTTGCAGTCTCAGCGCCCCTCGGTGGCCAGTG TGCCTTGTATTTTAGAGCTGATGTCTTCCTCCAGACTCTGGAGCCTCTCCTACGCCAGAT GGAAATGCCTCCTGTACTGCAATGGTGTCCTAGAGCCCCTGTACCTGTGCCCAAATGGTGCCCGCTGTGCcacctggtttcaggaccccAGTCGCTTCACTGGCACCGTG GATGCCTTTGTGAAGATTGTGAGACATGAGGGCACGAGGACCCTGTGGAGCGGCCTCCCAGCCACCCT GGTGATGACTGTGCCGGCCACTGCCATCTACTTCACCGCCTACGACCAACTCAAGGCCTTCCTGTGTGGTCAAGCCCTGACCTCTGATCTCTACGCACCCATGGTGGCTGGTGCACTGGCCCGCC TGGGCACCGTGAGCGTGATCAGTCCCCTGGAGCTGGTGCGGACAAAGCTGCAGGCTCGGCATTTGTCATACCGGGAGCTGGGCACCTGCGTCCGAGCAGCTGTGGCTCAAGGCGGCTGGCGCTCACTGTGGCTGGGCTGGGGTCCCACTGCCCTTCGGGATGTGCCCTTCTCAG CTCTATACTGGTTCAACTATGAGTTGGTGAAGAGCTGGCTGAGTGGGCTCAGGCCAAAGGACCAGACCTCCGTGGGCATCAGCTTTGTGGCTGGCGGCATCTCAGGGACG gtggCGGCCATCCTGACTCTACCCTTCGATGTGGTGAAGACTCAGCGCCAGGTCGCGCTAGGAGCGGTGGAGGCTGTGAGAG TGACGCCCCCGCACGCGGACTCCACTTGGCTGCTGCTGCGGAGAATCCGGGCCGAGTCGGGCACCAGGGGCCTCTTTGCAG GCTTCCTCCCAAGGATCATCAAGGCCGCCCCGTCCTGCGCCATCATGATCAGCACTTATGAGTTCGGCAAAAACTTCTTCCAGAGGCTCAACCAGGAACAGTTTCTGGGCCCTTGA
- the SLC25A39 gene encoding probable mitochondrial glutathione transporter SLC25A39 isoform X5 yields MADQDPGGISLLQQMVASGTGAVVTSLFMTPLDVVKVRLQSQRPSVASELMSSSRLWSLSYARCECPMPRGTWKCLLYCNGVLEPLYLCPNGARCATWFQDPSRFTGTVDAFVKIVRHEGTRTLWSGLPATLVMTVPATAIYFTAYDQLKAFLCGQALTSDLYAPMVAGALARLGTVSVISPLELVRTKLQARHLSYRELGTCVRAAVAQGGWRSLWLGWGPTALRDVPFSALYWFNYELVKSWLSGLRPKDQTSVGISFVAGGISGTVAAILTLPFDVVKTQRQVALGAVEAVRVTPPHADSTWLLLRRIRAESGTRGLFAGFLPRIIKAAPSCAIMISTYEFGKNFFQRLNQEQFLGP; encoded by the exons ATGGCTGACCAGGACCCTGGAGGCATTAGCCTCCTCCAACAGATGGTGGCATCTGGCACTGGGGCCGTGGTCACCTCCCTCTTCA tgACCCCCCTGGACGTGGTGAAGGTACGCTTGCAGTCTCAGCGCCCCTCGGTGGCCAGTG AGCTGATGTCTTCCTCCAGACTCTGGAGCCTCTCCTACGCCAGATGTGAGTGCCCCATGCCACGGGGAACCT GGAAATGCCTCCTGTACTGCAATGGTGTCCTAGAGCCCCTGTACCTGTGCCCAAATGGTGCCCGCTGTGCcacctggtttcaggaccccAGTCGCTTCACTGGCACCGTG GATGCCTTTGTGAAGATTGTGAGACATGAGGGCACGAGGACCCTGTGGAGCGGCCTCCCAGCCACCCT GGTGATGACTGTGCCGGCCACTGCCATCTACTTCACCGCCTACGACCAACTCAAGGCCTTCCTGTGTGGTCAAGCCCTGACCTCTGATCTCTACGCACCCATGGTGGCTGGTGCACTGGCCCGCC TGGGCACCGTGAGCGTGATCAGTCCCCTGGAGCTGGTGCGGACAAAGCTGCAGGCTCGGCATTTGTCATACCGGGAGCTGGGCACCTGCGTCCGAGCAGCTGTGGCTCAAGGCGGCTGGCGCTCACTGTGGCTGGGCTGGGGTCCCACTGCCCTTCGGGATGTGCCCTTCTCAG CTCTATACTGGTTCAACTATGAGTTGGTGAAGAGCTGGCTGAGTGGGCTCAGGCCAAAGGACCAGACCTCCGTGGGCATCAGCTTTGTGGCTGGCGGCATCTCAGGGACG gtggCGGCCATCCTGACTCTACCCTTCGATGTGGTGAAGACTCAGCGCCAGGTCGCGCTAGGAGCGGTGGAGGCTGTGAGAG TGACGCCCCCGCACGCGGACTCCACTTGGCTGCTGCTGCGGAGAATCCGGGCCGAGTCGGGCACCAGGGGCCTCTTTGCAG GCTTCCTCCCAAGGATCATCAAGGCCGCCCCGTCCTGCGCCATCATGATCAGCACTTATGAGTTCGGCAAAAACTTCTTCCAGAGGCTCAACCAGGAACAGTTTCTGGGCCCTTGA
- the SLC25A39 gene encoding probable mitochondrial glutathione transporter SLC25A39 isoform X6, with product MADQDPGGISLLQQMVASGTGAVVTSLFMTPLDVVKVRLQSQRPSVASELMSSSRLWSLSYARLPSSLQSTGKCLLYCNGVLEPLYLCPNGARCATWFQDPSRFTGTVDAFVKIVRHEGTRTLWSGLPATLVMTVPATAIYFTAYDQLKAFLCGQALTSDLYAPMVAGALARLGTVSVISPLELVRTKLQARHLSYRELGTCVRAAVAQGGWRSLWLGWGPTALRDVPFSALYWFNYELVKSWLSGLRPKDQTSVGISFVAGGISGTVAAILTLPFDVVKTQRQVALGAVEAVRVTPPHADSTWLLLRRIRAESGTRGLFAGFLPRIIKAAPSCAIMISTYEFGKNFFQRLNQEQFLGP from the exons ATGGCTGACCAGGACCCTGGAGGCATTAGCCTCCTCCAACAGATGGTGGCATCTGGCACTGGGGCCGTGGTCACCTCCCTCTTCA tgACCCCCCTGGACGTGGTGAAGGTACGCTTGCAGTCTCAGCGCCCCTCGGTGGCCAGTG AGCTGATGTCTTCCTCCAGACTCTGGAGCCTCTCCTACGCCAGAT tgcCCTCCTCTCTCCAATCCACAGGGAAATGCCTCCTGTACTGCAATGGTGTCCTAGAGCCCCTGTACCTGTGCCCAAATGGTGCCCGCTGTGCcacctggtttcaggaccccAGTCGCTTCACTGGCACCGTG GATGCCTTTGTGAAGATTGTGAGACATGAGGGCACGAGGACCCTGTGGAGCGGCCTCCCAGCCACCCT GGTGATGACTGTGCCGGCCACTGCCATCTACTTCACCGCCTACGACCAACTCAAGGCCTTCCTGTGTGGTCAAGCCCTGACCTCTGATCTCTACGCACCCATGGTGGCTGGTGCACTGGCCCGCC TGGGCACCGTGAGCGTGATCAGTCCCCTGGAGCTGGTGCGGACAAAGCTGCAGGCTCGGCATTTGTCATACCGGGAGCTGGGCACCTGCGTCCGAGCAGCTGTGGCTCAAGGCGGCTGGCGCTCACTGTGGCTGGGCTGGGGTCCCACTGCCCTTCGGGATGTGCCCTTCTCAG CTCTATACTGGTTCAACTATGAGTTGGTGAAGAGCTGGCTGAGTGGGCTCAGGCCAAAGGACCAGACCTCCGTGGGCATCAGCTTTGTGGCTGGCGGCATCTCAGGGACG gtggCGGCCATCCTGACTCTACCCTTCGATGTGGTGAAGACTCAGCGCCAGGTCGCGCTAGGAGCGGTGGAGGCTGTGAGAG TGACGCCCCCGCACGCGGACTCCACTTGGCTGCTGCTGCGGAGAATCCGGGCCGAGTCGGGCACCAGGGGCCTCTTTGCAG GCTTCCTCCCAAGGATCATCAAGGCCGCCCCGTCCTGCGCCATCATGATCAGCACTTATGAGTTCGGCAAAAACTTCTTCCAGAGGCTCAACCAGGAACAGTTTCTGGGCCCTTGA
- the SLC25A39 gene encoding probable mitochondrial glutathione transporter SLC25A39 isoform X2, with the protein MADQDPGGISLLQQMVASGTGAVVTSLFMTPLDVVKVRLQSQRPSVASELMSSSRLWSLSYARCECPMPRGTLPSSLQSTGKCLLYCNGVLEPLYLCPNGARCATWFQDPSRFTGTVDAFVKIVRHEGTRTLWSGLPATLVMTVPATAIYFTAYDQLKAFLCGQALTSDLYAPMVAGALARLGTVSVISPLELVRTKLQARHLSYRELGTCVRAAVAQGGWRSLWLGWGPTALRDVPFSALYWFNYELVKSWLSGLRPKDQTSVGISFVAGGISGTVAAILTLPFDVVKTQRQVALGAVEAVRVTPPHADSTWLLLRRIRAESGTRGLFAGFLPRIIKAAPSCAIMISTYEFGKNFFQRLNQEQFLGP; encoded by the exons ATGGCTGACCAGGACCCTGGAGGCATTAGCCTCCTCCAACAGATGGTGGCATCTGGCACTGGGGCCGTGGTCACCTCCCTCTTCA tgACCCCCCTGGACGTGGTGAAGGTACGCTTGCAGTCTCAGCGCCCCTCGGTGGCCAGTG AGCTGATGTCTTCCTCCAGACTCTGGAGCCTCTCCTACGCCAGATGTGAGTGCCCCATGCCACGGGGAACCT tgcCCTCCTCTCTCCAATCCACAGGGAAATGCCTCCTGTACTGCAATGGTGTCCTAGAGCCCCTGTACCTGTGCCCAAATGGTGCCCGCTGTGCcacctggtttcaggaccccAGTCGCTTCACTGGCACCGTG GATGCCTTTGTGAAGATTGTGAGACATGAGGGCACGAGGACCCTGTGGAGCGGCCTCCCAGCCACCCT GGTGATGACTGTGCCGGCCACTGCCATCTACTTCACCGCCTACGACCAACTCAAGGCCTTCCTGTGTGGTCAAGCCCTGACCTCTGATCTCTACGCACCCATGGTGGCTGGTGCACTGGCCCGCC TGGGCACCGTGAGCGTGATCAGTCCCCTGGAGCTGGTGCGGACAAAGCTGCAGGCTCGGCATTTGTCATACCGGGAGCTGGGCACCTGCGTCCGAGCAGCTGTGGCTCAAGGCGGCTGGCGCTCACTGTGGCTGGGCTGGGGTCCCACTGCCCTTCGGGATGTGCCCTTCTCAG CTCTATACTGGTTCAACTATGAGTTGGTGAAGAGCTGGCTGAGTGGGCTCAGGCCAAAGGACCAGACCTCCGTGGGCATCAGCTTTGTGGCTGGCGGCATCTCAGGGACG gtggCGGCCATCCTGACTCTACCCTTCGATGTGGTGAAGACTCAGCGCCAGGTCGCGCTAGGAGCGGTGGAGGCTGTGAGAG TGACGCCCCCGCACGCGGACTCCACTTGGCTGCTGCTGCGGAGAATCCGGGCCGAGTCGGGCACCAGGGGCCTCTTTGCAG GCTTCCTCCCAAGGATCATCAAGGCCGCCCCGTCCTGCGCCATCATGATCAGCACTTATGAGTTCGGCAAAAACTTCTTCCAGAGGCTCAACCAGGAACAGTTTCTGGGCCCTTGA
- the SLC25A39 gene encoding probable mitochondrial glutathione transporter SLC25A39 isoform X4, which yields MADQDPGGISLLQQMVASGTGAVVTSLFMTPLDVVKVRLQSQRPSVASVPCILELMSSSRLWSLSYARLPSSLQSTGKCLLYCNGVLEPLYLCPNGARCATWFQDPSRFTGTVDAFVKIVRHEGTRTLWSGLPATLVMTVPATAIYFTAYDQLKAFLCGQALTSDLYAPMVAGALARLGTVSVISPLELVRTKLQARHLSYRELGTCVRAAVAQGGWRSLWLGWGPTALRDVPFSALYWFNYELVKSWLSGLRPKDQTSVGISFVAGGISGTVAAILTLPFDVVKTQRQVALGAVEAVRVTPPHADSTWLLLRRIRAESGTRGLFAGFLPRIIKAAPSCAIMISTYEFGKNFFQRLNQEQFLGP from the exons ATGGCTGACCAGGACCCTGGAGGCATTAGCCTCCTCCAACAGATGGTGGCATCTGGCACTGGGGCCGTGGTCACCTCCCTCTTCA tgACCCCCCTGGACGTGGTGAAGGTACGCTTGCAGTCTCAGCGCCCCTCGGTGGCCAGTG TGCCTTGTATTTTAGAGCTGATGTCTTCCTCCAGACTCTGGAGCCTCTCCTACGCCAGAT tgcCCTCCTCTCTCCAATCCACAGGGAAATGCCTCCTGTACTGCAATGGTGTCCTAGAGCCCCTGTACCTGTGCCCAAATGGTGCCCGCTGTGCcacctggtttcaggaccccAGTCGCTTCACTGGCACCGTG GATGCCTTTGTGAAGATTGTGAGACATGAGGGCACGAGGACCCTGTGGAGCGGCCTCCCAGCCACCCT GGTGATGACTGTGCCGGCCACTGCCATCTACTTCACCGCCTACGACCAACTCAAGGCCTTCCTGTGTGGTCAAGCCCTGACCTCTGATCTCTACGCACCCATGGTGGCTGGTGCACTGGCCCGCC TGGGCACCGTGAGCGTGATCAGTCCCCTGGAGCTGGTGCGGACAAAGCTGCAGGCTCGGCATTTGTCATACCGGGAGCTGGGCACCTGCGTCCGAGCAGCTGTGGCTCAAGGCGGCTGGCGCTCACTGTGGCTGGGCTGGGGTCCCACTGCCCTTCGGGATGTGCCCTTCTCAG CTCTATACTGGTTCAACTATGAGTTGGTGAAGAGCTGGCTGAGTGGGCTCAGGCCAAAGGACCAGACCTCCGTGGGCATCAGCTTTGTGGCTGGCGGCATCTCAGGGACG gtggCGGCCATCCTGACTCTACCCTTCGATGTGGTGAAGACTCAGCGCCAGGTCGCGCTAGGAGCGGTGGAGGCTGTGAGAG TGACGCCCCCGCACGCGGACTCCACTTGGCTGCTGCTGCGGAGAATCCGGGCCGAGTCGGGCACCAGGGGCCTCTTTGCAG GCTTCCTCCCAAGGATCATCAAGGCCGCCCCGTCCTGCGCCATCATGATCAGCACTTATGAGTTCGGCAAAAACTTCTTCCAGAGGCTCAACCAGGAACAGTTTCTGGGCCCTTGA